Proteins from a genomic interval of Chitinophagales bacterium:
- a CDS encoding prephenate dehydrogenase — translation MKTENSNTNSSKVLPFGEDLGGVTIIGIGLIGGSFSLVLKEKGIAKHVIGVDVNEHHCERALHLGLVDEILPLKEAIKKSSLIVLAIPVDSINDLLPHILDQVDKQVVMDMGSTKQKMHDVIAYHPKRKRFVATHPMWGTEFSGPDAAVKDAFVNKAVVICGKDDSDEDALKLVENIYQQIGMHLIYMDAADHDVHAAYISHISHLTSFALANTVLEKEREEDAIFELASAGFESTVRLAKSDPATWVPIFKQNRENLLDVLNEHITQLRKFKSCLEKENYEYLQELIEHANRIKRILK, via the coding sequence ATGAAAACAGAAAACTCAAATACTAACTCATCAAAAGTCCTCCCCTTCGGGGAGGATTTAGGTGGGGTTACTATAATAGGCATCGGTTTAATTGGTGGCTCTTTCAGTTTGGTGTTAAAAGAAAAGGGAATTGCAAAACATGTTATTGGTGTTGATGTTAATGAACATCATTGTGAAAGGGCTTTACATTTGGGATTGGTTGATGAGATTCTTCCTTTGAAGGAAGCGATAAAAAAAAGTTCACTAATTGTATTAGCAATTCCTGTTGATTCAATAAATGATTTGCTTCCTCACATTTTAGACCAGGTAGATAAGCAGGTAGTGATGGATATGGGTTCTACAAAACAAAAAATGCATGATGTTATTGCTTATCATCCAAAACGAAAAAGATTTGTTGCAACGCACCCAATGTGGGGTACAGAATTTAGCGGACCCGATGCTGCAGTAAAAGATGCATTTGTAAATAAAGCTGTAGTTATTTGCGGAAAAGATGATTCTGATGAAGATGCTTTAAAGCTTGTAGAAAACATTTATCAGCAAATTGGGATGCACTTAATTTATATGGATGCCGCAGACCACGATGTGCATGCTGCTTACATAAGTCATATATCTCACCTTACTTCATTTGCTTTGGCAAATACTGTTTTAGAAAAAGAAAGAGAAGAGGATGCAATTTTTGAACTGGCTAGCGCTGGCTTTGAAAGTACCGTACGACTGGCAAAAAGCGATCCTGCTACATGGGTTCCCATTTTTAAACAAAACCGCGAAAACCTTTTGGATGTGCTCAACGAACATATTACCCAGCTAAGAAAATTTAAGAGTTGCCTTGAAAAAGAAAACTATGAGTATTTGCAGGAGTTGATAGAGCATGCAAACAGGATAAAAAGAATATTGAAATAG
- a CDS encoding nuclear transport factor 2 family protein yields the protein MTIKEVVARYMELEKQGKFEEIQNELYSQDVVCIEPEHAVNMGMQVITKGLEAVIAKGKAWGQNIAEMHGGYTSEPIIAGNFFSVAMGFDATFKNDNQRRQLDEIAVFEVKDGKIIKEQFFF from the coding sequence ATGACAATTAAAGAAGTAGTAGCTCGCTACATGGAGCTTGAAAAACAAGGTAAATTTGAAGAAATTCAAAATGAATTGTACAGCCAGGATGTTGTATGTATTGAACCCGAACATGCGGTAAATATGGGAATGCAGGTTATAACAAAAGGGTTGGAAGCTGTTATAGCTAAAGGAAAAGCATGGGGACAAAATATTGCTGAAATGCACGGTGGTTATACTTCTGAGCCAATTATTGCAGGTAATTTCTTTAGCGTTGCTATGGGTTTTGATGCTACATTTAAGAACGACAATCAACGGAGACAACTGGACGAAATCGCTGTATTTGAAGTTAAAGACGGTAAAATTATTAAAGAACAATTTTTCTTTTAG